In Osmia lignaria lignaria isolate PbOS001 chromosome 5, iyOsmLign1, whole genome shotgun sequence, a single genomic region encodes these proteins:
- the lgs gene encoding BCL9 domain-containing protein legless isoform X2, whose protein sequence is MKTEKKPSEPSCVPTTVVKEEPDADPVKIKEEGTGGNNDDTTGEDTTECPRDSCLDPSNGESTIAGENQNSSANQPILNSVKQEGDHNNPTDDIPDCSGNVISADGIQPLVSNVLGKQMGTSTGSGEAQYMQQQSQIFVFSTTLANKGADAVLQGQYPSIIAYHCAQPGTKKYLEKHPNKVNQFRQNPAQWLNNLAMMKQKGHQGTTNNTFQNEQPPDLPALDPNAPPFWNEQPNLRNLNGGNSLGNSEPSLDDANIDVPCLVPNSPGNSANPQPPNSTTMGHSPNLLGGTTSPGPGSLQPSLQGVKVPDENLTPQQRQHREVQLATIRKMQMMLFPEHKEEPGNALDATQGTAVSSCPSTNVPSVPTQCPPTMDWHKLQHQFLDGKNKTSVASPGTGVPLRGANMVGVPRSQGPPPPYHQTTRSASVPIAIQSPNPSSPNNPTSNLSLPSPRASSALNSPADCNRQFQLSNQRTSHLPGQSPTSQDSPNPTVGNASAVSTTRLNHSNPGTPVSHSHISTLSPSGTNAQKDSSLDFPTGQPPNAQQKQQHTGGVNAAGVKEANLMPVPSPQQIQYLNTFEGQELTIQKQPNTSLKDGNLSTNTSSNTEMSNRILSGNMDNSNQFPARSEGASPVQMDSMNRGFTGSLHSPHTPHTPHTPGNGAPHTPADPGKPGNKSSASAQSSPAHNANITDSMGPPRTVPASPTTKPDTSPPSKADNQQQSTQSQQQQQQSQQQQQQQQQQQQQQQQQQQQQQSQQQSQQQQSTVPNPSNSANNSVVTPLGGPTGAFPCGRPSISVSQPSDNVPLNPNNIGGRLGNLTAMSTNHFDPITSLAQMSQQLTNTATSNSLGNEGPIHSGNTGMMQFGNPHGMHMMQMSNELNGSCHMAGSSSEPGEVGGMCMGLAGPPTSYSPTTSHTGSPGVPSKMGHPIMGHGMMSSHSGNTGGGYPAGDPHAPPPRLMTGHVTGPSPYNGANVQVKPSAPNTIQYLPARPNVGHTPRGPPSLDFLQRFTNPLTNLESKMAAPSVNLQYFPNGCVPNSMGPHSGMPSAMSGGLPGMGGSPRMDGQSMNTSVGVHPSMRPVGNMRPQPNLMRMQHMVGGGVFPGGSMDPDKVFPPDMVSQVPSQPNPGMYVSGSKGSPMGLGPPPDATQPLPPSMGGATSNFKNSPFVGSGPSMSDPNYAQQFHNFQQQLYATGTRGSGPPHPNLHPPPNSHSHQQFFMPK, encoded by the exons ATGAAAACAGAAAAGAAGCCCAGCGAACCAAGTTGCGTACCAACCACTGTTGTCAAAGAGGAACCTGACGCAGACCCAGTCAAGATTAAGGAAGAAGGTACCGGAGGTAATAATGATGATACAACTGGAGAAGACACAACAGAATGTCCTAGAGATTCGTGTTTGGATCCTTCCAATGGTGAAAGTACAATAGCAGGTGAAAATCAAAACAGTAGTGCAAATCAACCAATTTTAAATTCAGTGAAACAAGAAGGCGATCATAACAATCCTACGGATGATATACCTG ATTGTAGCGGTAATGTGATCAGTGCTGACGGTATTCAACCCCTAGTTAGTAATGTTCTTGGCAAACAGATGGGAACTAGTACAGGAAGCGGTGAAGCTCAATATATGCAACAACAaagtcaaatttttgtattttctacAACATTAGCAAATAAAGGTGCAGACGCGGTATTGCAGGGGCAATATCCATCAATAATTGCTTATCATTGTGCACAACCAGGCACTAAAAAATATTTAGAG AAACATCCGAATAAGGTAAATCAATTTCGTCAGAATCCTGCACAAtggttaaacaatcttgcaatGATGAAACAGAAAGGTCATCAAGGAACTACAAATAACACTTTTCAAAATGAACAACCTCCAGATCTACCAGCTCTTGACCCTAATGCCCCTCCATTCTGGAATGAACAACCTAATTTAAGAAACCTGAATGGTGGCAATTCCCTTGGTAATTCTGAACCATCCCTGGATGATGCAAATATAGATGTGCCTTGTCTTGTACCAAATTCACCTGGAAATTCAg CAAATCCACAACCTCCTAATAGTACTACAATGGGCCACAGTCCCAATTTATTAGGAGGTACTACAAGTCCAGGCCCAGGTAGTTTGCAACCATCACTGCAAGGTGTTAAAGTTCCAGATGAAAATTTAACACCGCAACAAAGACAACATCGAGAGGTTCAGTTAGCGACAATCAGAAAAATGCAAATGATGTTGTTTCCTGAACATAAAGAGGAACCTGGAAACGCGTTAGACGCGACACAAGGAACAGCGGTATCATCGTGTCCATCAACAAACGTTCCTTCAGTACCGACTCAGTGCCCTCCAACTATGGATTGGCATAAGTTGCAACATCAGTTTCTTGATGGaaaaaataag acCAGTGTTGCAAGTCCTGGAACTGGAGTTCCATTACGTGGTGCTAATATGGTAGGAGTTCCACGTAGCCAAGGTCCGCCACCTCCGTATCATCAAACGACTCGGTCCGCGAGCGTGCCGATCGCGATACAAAGCCCGAATCCTTCCTCGCCTAACAATCCAACTAGTAACTTATCGTTACCGTCACCTCGCGCGAGTTCAGCATTAAATTCACCCGCAGATTGCAATAGACAATTTCAACTTAGCAATCAAAGAACGAGCCATTTACCAGGACAAAGTCCCACCAGTCAAGATTCTCCAAATCCGACAGTAGGAAACGCGTCAGCTGTATCAACGACGAGGCTAAACCACAGCAATCCAGGGACGCCCGTTTCTCATTCGCACATCTCGACGCTTAGTCCAAGCGGAACGAATGCTCAAAAAGATTCGTCTTTAGACTTTCCCACCGGTCAACCTCCAAATG CCCAGCAAAAGCAGCAACACACCGGAGGAGTGAATGCTGCAGGAGTTAAGGAGGCGAACCTGATGCCAGTTCCAAGCCCTCAACAAATTCAGTATCTTAATACTTTTGAAGGACAGGAATTAACTATACAGAAACAACCAAATACGAGTCTTAAGGATGGAAATTTATCTAC AAACACGTCTAGCAATACAGAGATGTCCAACAGGATTCTATCAGGAAATATGGACAACAGTAATCAGTTCCCTGCCAGATCGGAAGGTGCGAGTCCTGTTCAGATGGACAGCATGAATCGCGGCTTCACAGGCTCGTTACACAGTCCTCACACTCCTCACACTCCGCATACACCTGGTAACGGTGCTCCGCATACTCCAGCCGACCCTGGGAAACCTGGAAACAAGTCAAGTGCAAGTGCACAGAGTAGCCCAGCGCACAATGCAAACATCACAGACAGTATGGGTCCCCCCAGAACGGTACCAGCATCACCTACTACAAAACCTGATACATCTCCGCCTTCCAAGGCGGATAATCAACAGCAGTCAACACAGTctcagcaacagcaacaacaatcacaacagcagcagcagcagcagcagcagcagcagcagcaacaacagcaacaacaacagcagcaacagtccCAACAGCAATCGCAGCAACAACAGTCCACAGTCCCAAATCCAAGTAATTCTGCGAACAACTCGGTGGTAACTCCGTTAGGCGGTCCAACCGGTGCCTTCCCTTGTGGAAGACCTTCTATAAGCGTGAGTCAACCTTCAGACAATGTGCCTCTTAATCCAAACAATATCGGAGGTCGACTCGGCAATCTAACAGCTATGAGTACAAATCACTTTGACCCTATAACTTCGTTGGCTCAGATGAGCCAACAACTCACTAACACGGCAACTAGTAATTCGTTGGGTAACGAAGGACCCATTCATTCGGGCAACACTGGAATGATGCAATTCGGCAATCCGCACGGTATGCATATGATGCAAATGAGCAACGAATTAAATGGAAGTTGTCACATGGCTGGTTCGAGTAGCGAGCCAGGCGAAGTAGGGGGAATGTGCATGGGCCTTGCGGGGCCACCAACTAGTTATAGTCCTACGACATCGCACACGGGAAGCCCTGGTGTACCTAGTAAAATGGGACATCCTATAATGGGCCACGGTATGATGAGTAGTCACTCGGGTAATACGGGCGGTGGTTACCCGGCCGGCGATCCTCACGCGCCGCCACCACGATTAATGACGGGACACGTTACCGGTCCTAGCCCCTACAACGGAGCGAACGTTCAAGTGAAACCCAGCGCTCCGAATACGATACAATACTTACCGGCGAGGCCGAACGTTGGTCACACTCCCAGAGGGCCGCCAAGTTTGGACTTCCTTCAACGATTCACCAATCCGTTAACTAATTTAGAATCAAAAATGGCCGCACCCTCTGTAAATCTTCAGTACTTCCCAAACGGTTGTGTACCGAACAGCATGGGCCCGCATAGCGGCATGCCGTCAGCCATGAGCGGTGGACTTCCTGGCATGGGTGGATCTCCAAGGATGGATGGACAATCGATGAACACGTCGGTTGGTGTACATCCATCGATGCGACCGGTCGGTAACATGAGACCCCAGCCTAATTTAATGCGAATGCAGCACATGGTTGGCGGAGGTGTCTTTCCAGGCGGTTCGATGGATCCGGATAAAGTCTTCCCACCTGACATGGTATCGCAAGTTCCCAGCCAGCCGAATCCTGGCATGTACGTGTCGGGTAGTAAAGGCAGCCCGATGGGATTAGGACCTCCCCCCGACGCGACTCAACCATTACCGCCAAGCATGGGTGGTGCTACTAGTAATTTTAAAAACAGCCCATTTGTTGGTAGTGGACCTAGTATGTCGGATCCAAATTATGCTCAACAATTTCATAACTTCCAGCAACAGCTTTACGCTACTGGTACCAGGGGTAGCGGACCACCGCATCCTAATTTACATCCGCCGCCGAATTCGCATTCTCATCAGCAGTTTTTCATGCCGAAATAA
- the lgs gene encoding BCL9 domain-containing protein legless isoform X1 — protein sequence MKTEKKPSEPSCVPTTVVKEEPDADPVKIKEEGTGGNNDDTTGEDTTECPRDSCLDPSNGESTIAGENQNSSANQPILNSVKQEGDHNNPTDDIPDCSGNVISADGIQPLVSNVLGKQMGTSTGSGEAQYMQQQSQIFVFSTTLANKGADAVLQGQYPSIIAYHCAQPGTKKYLEKHPNKVNQFRQNPAQWLNNLAMMKQKGHQGTTNNTFQNEQPPDLPALDPNAPPFWNEQPNLRNLNGGNSLGNSEPSLDDANIDVPCLVPNSPGNSANPQPPNSTTMGHSPNLLGGTTSPGPGSLQPSLQGVKVPDENLTPQQRQHREVQLATIRKMQMMLFPEHKEEPGNALDATQGTAVSSCPSTNVPSVPTQCPPTMDWHKLQHQFLDGKNKTSVASPGTGVPLRGANMVGVPRSQGPPPPYHQTTRSASVPIAIQSPNPSSPNNPTSNLSLPSPRASSALNSPADCNRQFQLSNQRTSHLPGQSPTSQDSPNPTVGNASAVSTTRLNHSNPGTPVSHSHISTLSPSGTNAQKDSSLDFPTGQPPNVDGMFCRTLQSLAQQKQQHTGGVNAAGVKEANLMPVPSPQQIQYLNTFEGQELTIQKQPNTSLKDGNLSTNTSSNTEMSNRILSGNMDNSNQFPARSEGASPVQMDSMNRGFTGSLHSPHTPHTPHTPGNGAPHTPADPGKPGNKSSASAQSSPAHNANITDSMGPPRTVPASPTTKPDTSPPSKADNQQQSTQSQQQQQQSQQQQQQQQQQQQQQQQQQQQQQSQQQSQQQQSTVPNPSNSANNSVVTPLGGPTGAFPCGRPSISVSQPSDNVPLNPNNIGGRLGNLTAMSTNHFDPITSLAQMSQQLTNTATSNSLGNEGPIHSGNTGMMQFGNPHGMHMMQMSNELNGSCHMAGSSSEPGEVGGMCMGLAGPPTSYSPTTSHTGSPGVPSKMGHPIMGHGMMSSHSGNTGGGYPAGDPHAPPPRLMTGHVTGPSPYNGANVQVKPSAPNTIQYLPARPNVGHTPRGPPSLDFLQRFTNPLTNLESKMAAPSVNLQYFPNGCVPNSMGPHSGMPSAMSGGLPGMGGSPRMDGQSMNTSVGVHPSMRPVGNMRPQPNLMRMQHMVGGGVFPGGSMDPDKVFPPDMVSQVPSQPNPGMYVSGSKGSPMGLGPPPDATQPLPPSMGGATSNFKNSPFVGSGPSMSDPNYAQQFHNFQQQLYATGTRGSGPPHPNLHPPPNSHSHQQFFMPK from the exons ATGAAAACAGAAAAGAAGCCCAGCGAACCAAGTTGCGTACCAACCACTGTTGTCAAAGAGGAACCTGACGCAGACCCAGTCAAGATTAAGGAAGAAGGTACCGGAGGTAATAATGATGATACAACTGGAGAAGACACAACAGAATGTCCTAGAGATTCGTGTTTGGATCCTTCCAATGGTGAAAGTACAATAGCAGGTGAAAATCAAAACAGTAGTGCAAATCAACCAATTTTAAATTCAGTGAAACAAGAAGGCGATCATAACAATCCTACGGATGATATACCTG ATTGTAGCGGTAATGTGATCAGTGCTGACGGTATTCAACCCCTAGTTAGTAATGTTCTTGGCAAACAGATGGGAACTAGTACAGGAAGCGGTGAAGCTCAATATATGCAACAACAaagtcaaatttttgtattttctacAACATTAGCAAATAAAGGTGCAGACGCGGTATTGCAGGGGCAATATCCATCAATAATTGCTTATCATTGTGCACAACCAGGCACTAAAAAATATTTAGAG AAACATCCGAATAAGGTAAATCAATTTCGTCAGAATCCTGCACAAtggttaaacaatcttgcaatGATGAAACAGAAAGGTCATCAAGGAACTACAAATAACACTTTTCAAAATGAACAACCTCCAGATCTACCAGCTCTTGACCCTAATGCCCCTCCATTCTGGAATGAACAACCTAATTTAAGAAACCTGAATGGTGGCAATTCCCTTGGTAATTCTGAACCATCCCTGGATGATGCAAATATAGATGTGCCTTGTCTTGTACCAAATTCACCTGGAAATTCAg CAAATCCACAACCTCCTAATAGTACTACAATGGGCCACAGTCCCAATTTATTAGGAGGTACTACAAGTCCAGGCCCAGGTAGTTTGCAACCATCACTGCAAGGTGTTAAAGTTCCAGATGAAAATTTAACACCGCAACAAAGACAACATCGAGAGGTTCAGTTAGCGACAATCAGAAAAATGCAAATGATGTTGTTTCCTGAACATAAAGAGGAACCTGGAAACGCGTTAGACGCGACACAAGGAACAGCGGTATCATCGTGTCCATCAACAAACGTTCCTTCAGTACCGACTCAGTGCCCTCCAACTATGGATTGGCATAAGTTGCAACATCAGTTTCTTGATGGaaaaaataag acCAGTGTTGCAAGTCCTGGAACTGGAGTTCCATTACGTGGTGCTAATATGGTAGGAGTTCCACGTAGCCAAGGTCCGCCACCTCCGTATCATCAAACGACTCGGTCCGCGAGCGTGCCGATCGCGATACAAAGCCCGAATCCTTCCTCGCCTAACAATCCAACTAGTAACTTATCGTTACCGTCACCTCGCGCGAGTTCAGCATTAAATTCACCCGCAGATTGCAATAGACAATTTCAACTTAGCAATCAAAGAACGAGCCATTTACCAGGACAAAGTCCCACCAGTCAAGATTCTCCAAATCCGACAGTAGGAAACGCGTCAGCTGTATCAACGACGAGGCTAAACCACAGCAATCCAGGGACGCCCGTTTCTCATTCGCACATCTCGACGCTTAGTCCAAGCGGAACGAATGCTCAAAAAGATTCGTCTTTAGACTTTCCCACCGGTCAACCTCCAAATG TGGATGGTATGTTTTGCCGCACGCTGCAATCCTTAGCCCAGCAAAAGCAGCAACACACCGGAGGAGTGAATGCTGCAGGAGTTAAGGAGGCGAACCTGATGCCAGTTCCAAGCCCTCAACAAATTCAGTATCTTAATACTTTTGAAGGACAGGAATTAACTATACAGAAACAACCAAATACGAGTCTTAAGGATGGAAATTTATCTAC AAACACGTCTAGCAATACAGAGATGTCCAACAGGATTCTATCAGGAAATATGGACAACAGTAATCAGTTCCCTGCCAGATCGGAAGGTGCGAGTCCTGTTCAGATGGACAGCATGAATCGCGGCTTCACAGGCTCGTTACACAGTCCTCACACTCCTCACACTCCGCATACACCTGGTAACGGTGCTCCGCATACTCCAGCCGACCCTGGGAAACCTGGAAACAAGTCAAGTGCAAGTGCACAGAGTAGCCCAGCGCACAATGCAAACATCACAGACAGTATGGGTCCCCCCAGAACGGTACCAGCATCACCTACTACAAAACCTGATACATCTCCGCCTTCCAAGGCGGATAATCAACAGCAGTCAACACAGTctcagcaacagcaacaacaatcacaacagcagcagcagcagcagcagcagcagcagcagcaacaacagcaacaacaacagcagcaacagtccCAACAGCAATCGCAGCAACAACAGTCCACAGTCCCAAATCCAAGTAATTCTGCGAACAACTCGGTGGTAACTCCGTTAGGCGGTCCAACCGGTGCCTTCCCTTGTGGAAGACCTTCTATAAGCGTGAGTCAACCTTCAGACAATGTGCCTCTTAATCCAAACAATATCGGAGGTCGACTCGGCAATCTAACAGCTATGAGTACAAATCACTTTGACCCTATAACTTCGTTGGCTCAGATGAGCCAACAACTCACTAACACGGCAACTAGTAATTCGTTGGGTAACGAAGGACCCATTCATTCGGGCAACACTGGAATGATGCAATTCGGCAATCCGCACGGTATGCATATGATGCAAATGAGCAACGAATTAAATGGAAGTTGTCACATGGCTGGTTCGAGTAGCGAGCCAGGCGAAGTAGGGGGAATGTGCATGGGCCTTGCGGGGCCACCAACTAGTTATAGTCCTACGACATCGCACACGGGAAGCCCTGGTGTACCTAGTAAAATGGGACATCCTATAATGGGCCACGGTATGATGAGTAGTCACTCGGGTAATACGGGCGGTGGTTACCCGGCCGGCGATCCTCACGCGCCGCCACCACGATTAATGACGGGACACGTTACCGGTCCTAGCCCCTACAACGGAGCGAACGTTCAAGTGAAACCCAGCGCTCCGAATACGATACAATACTTACCGGCGAGGCCGAACGTTGGTCACACTCCCAGAGGGCCGCCAAGTTTGGACTTCCTTCAACGATTCACCAATCCGTTAACTAATTTAGAATCAAAAATGGCCGCACCCTCTGTAAATCTTCAGTACTTCCCAAACGGTTGTGTACCGAACAGCATGGGCCCGCATAGCGGCATGCCGTCAGCCATGAGCGGTGGACTTCCTGGCATGGGTGGATCTCCAAGGATGGATGGACAATCGATGAACACGTCGGTTGGTGTACATCCATCGATGCGACCGGTCGGTAACATGAGACCCCAGCCTAATTTAATGCGAATGCAGCACATGGTTGGCGGAGGTGTCTTTCCAGGCGGTTCGATGGATCCGGATAAAGTCTTCCCACCTGACATGGTATCGCAAGTTCCCAGCCAGCCGAATCCTGGCATGTACGTGTCGGGTAGTAAAGGCAGCCCGATGGGATTAGGACCTCCCCCCGACGCGACTCAACCATTACCGCCAAGCATGGGTGGTGCTACTAGTAATTTTAAAAACAGCCCATTTGTTGGTAGTGGACCTAGTATGTCGGATCCAAATTATGCTCAACAATTTCATAACTTCCAGCAACAGCTTTACGCTACTGGTACCAGGGGTAGCGGACCACCGCATCCTAATTTACATCCGCCGCCGAATTCGCATTCTCATCAGCAGTTTTTCATGCCGAAATAA